From Anoplopoma fimbria isolate UVic2021 breed Golden Eagle Sablefish chromosome 11, Afim_UVic_2022, whole genome shotgun sequence, one genomic window encodes:
- the ppp1caa gene encoding protein phosphatase 1, catalytic subunit, alpha isozyme a: protein MAEPDKLNIDSIIQRLLEVKGSRPGKNVQLTEGEIRGLCLKSREIFLSQPILLELEAPLKICGDVHGQYYDLLRLFEYGGFPPESNYLFLGDYVDRGKQSLETICLLLAYKIKYPENFFLLRGNHECASINRIYGFYDECKRRYNIKLWKTFTDCFNCLPVAAIVDEKIFCCHGGLSPDLQSMEQIRRVMRPTDVPDQGLLCDLLWADPDKDVLGWGENDRGVSFTFGADVVAKFLHKHDMDLICRAHQVVEDGYEFFAKRQLVTLFSAPNYCGEFDNAGAMMSVDETLMCSFQILKPADKKLYPYGGGGGMGSGRPVTPPRNSAKAAKAKK, encoded by the exons atggcGGAGCCAGACAAATTAAACATCGACTCTATCATCCAGCGTCTGTTGGAAG TCAAGGGCTCTCGACCAGGGAAGAATGTCCAGCTGACAGAGGGTGAGATCCGTGGCCTTTGCCTAAAGTCCCGTGAAATCTTCCTGAGCCAGCCGATCCTGCTTGAGCTAGAGGCTCCCCTCAAGATCTGTG GTGATGTACATGGTCAGTACTATGATCTGCTTCGGCTGTTTGAATATGGAGGCTTCCCCCCAGAAAGCAACTACCTGTTCCTGGGTGACTATGTAGACCGAGGGAAGCAGTCGCTGGAGACCATCTGCCTGCTTCTAGCGTACAAGATCAAATACCCAGAGAACTTTTTCCTGCTGCGTGGAAACCATGAATGCGCCTCCATCAATCGAATCTACGGCTTTTATGACGAGT GTAAGCGAAGGTATAACATAAAGCTGTGGAAGACCTTCACAGACTGCTTCAACTGTTTACCTGTGGCTGCCATTGTGGATGAGAAAATCTTCTGCTGTCATGGAG GCCTCTCTCCTGATCTCCAGTCCATGGAGCAGATCCGCAGAGTTATGCGACCCACAGACGTGCCTGACCAGGGTTTGTTGTGTGACCTGCTGTGGGCCGACCCAGACAAAGATGTGCTGGGCTGGGGTGAAAACGACCGTGGCGTCTCCTTCACATTCGGGGCGGATGTGGTGGCCAAATTTTTGCACAAACACGACATGGACCTAATATGCAGGGCACATCAG GTGGTAGAAGACGGTTATGAGTTTTTCGCAAAGAGGCAACTCGTCACCTTATTCTCTGCTCCCAACTACTGCGGAGAGTTTGACAACGCCGGTGCCATGATGAGTGTGGATGAGACACTCATGTGCTCCTTCCAG ATTCTGAAGCCAGCAGATAAGAAATTGTATCCTTATGGCGGAGGGGGAGGGATGGGATCTGGGAGACCGGTGACTCCACCACGAAATTCGGCCAAGGCTGCCAAGGCCAAGAAATAA
- the cldni gene encoding claudin i, giving the protein MGAVGVQIVCVSLGVLGLIGAIVCCAVPRWKVSSFTGTNIVTAQSTQEGLWTNCVVQSTGQQQCKNYDSLLVLPSDLQAARAMTIISCMLSGLSLLILFCGADFTTCIENEDVKPKISLVAGVGLLLAGLLVLIAVSWSAHIVVTDFNNPMINANSKKELGACIFVGWGAGVLLLLAGGLLCCFSRPKSGSGGTAKYYSNSAAATAPNKNYV; this is encoded by the exons ATGGGAGCTGTTGGAGttcagattgtgtgtgtgtccctcggGGTCCTCGGCCTGATTGGGGCCATCGTATGCTGCGCTGTCCCACGCTGGAAAGTGTCCTCCTTCACGGGGACCAACATCGTGACTGCACAG AGCACTCAGGAGGGCCTGTGGACGAACTGTGTGGTGCAGAGTACCGGCCAGCAGCAGTGCAAGAACTACGACTCCCTGCTGGTGTTGCCCTCTGACCTGCAGGCCGCCCGTGCCATGACCATCATCAGCTGCATGTTAAGCGGCCTCAGCCTCCTCATCCTGTTCTGCGGGGCCGACTTCACCACCTGCATAGAGAACGAGGACGTCAAGCCCAAGATCAGCCTGGTGGCCGGGGTGGGCCTGCTGCTGGCCGGCCTCTTGGTGCTCATCGCCGTCAGCTGGTCCGCCCACATTGTTGTGACGGACTTCAACAACCCCATGATAAATGCTAACAGTAAGAAGGAGCTGGGAGCTTGTATCTTTGTGGGTTGGGGGGCAGGCGTGCTGCTCCTTCTGGCTGGAGGTCTTCTTTGCTGCTTCAGCAGGCCCAAATCTGGCAGTGGTGGAACCGCCAAGTACTACAGCAACAGTGCCGCCGCCACCGCCCCAAATAAAAACTACGTGTAG